The Musa acuminata AAA Group cultivar baxijiao chromosome BXJ1-3, Cavendish_Baxijiao_AAA, whole genome shotgun sequence genome window below encodes:
- the LOC135620690 gene encoding zinc finger A20 and AN1 domain-containing stress-associated protein 8-like encodes MEHDETGCQAREGPILCINNCGFFGSAATMNLCSKCHKDMILKQEQAKMAASSIDSLVNGNGNGSGSGKEPVVSGNAVVAVGSMEPKVISAQSSDALASNEAGEAKAKEGPNRCGTCRKRVGLTGFSCRCGNLFCAVHRYSDKHDCQFDYRKAAQDAIAKANPVIKAEKLDKI; translated from the coding sequence ATGGAGCACGATGAGACCGGATGCCAAGCACGTGAAGGACCAATCCTTTGCATCAACAACTGTGGATTCTTCGGAAGTGCCGCAACCATGAACTTGTGCTCCAAGTGCCACAAGGACATGATTCTCAAGCAGGAACAGGCCAAGATGGCGGCATCCTCGATCGACAGCCTCGTGAATGGCAATGGCAATGGCAGTGGCAGTGGAAAAGAGCCTGTCGTTTCGGGTAATGCTGTTGTTGCTGTTGGCTCCATGGAGCCGAAAGTGATTTCAGCACAGTCATCCGATGCTTTAGCCTCAAACGAGGCCGGAGAGGCAAAGGCGAAGGAGGGTCCAAACAGGTGTGGCACCTGCAGGAAACGCGTTGGTCTGACTGGTTTCAGTTGTCGGTGTGGGAACCTTTTCTGTGCTGTGCACCGCTACTCGGATAAGCACGACTGCCAATTCGACTACCGAAAGGCGGCCCAGGATGCAATTGCCAAAGCAAACCCTGTCATTAAGGCCGAAAAGCTTGATAAGATCTAG